The Setaria italica strain Yugu1 chromosome IX, Setaria_italica_v2.0, whole genome shotgun sequence genome has a window encoding:
- the LOC101784049 gene encoding ent-copalyl diphosphate synthase 1, chloroplastic, whose protein sequence is MGLYLPMQLPARALASTGSPWRTVVANQWSLASKDDAAAQAKLYGVNIASQWRVRAQVQDTNESTVARGSRTPIIGNDAEIMRWPEELRDLDSYQVHGTDFEPLIDQIRAKLRSMNDGDISISAYDTAWVALVPRLDGGEGPQFPTAVQWILNNQLPDGSWGDSDLFSAYDRLINTLACVVTLTKWSLEPETCKKGLSFLNQNMRKLAVEDQESMPIGFEIAFPSLIEIAKGLGVDFPYDHQALQGIYTNREIKMKRIPKDVMYRVPTTILHSLEGMPGLDWSKLLNLQSSDGSFLFSPSATAYALMQTGDRKCFNYIDRIVKKFNGGVPNVYPVDLFEHIWVVDRLQRLGISRYFQREIEQCMDYVNRHWTEEGICWARNSDVKDVDDTAMAFRLLRLHGYSVSPDVFKNFEKDGTFFCFARQSTQAVTGMYNLNRASQISFPGEDVLHRAGTFSYEFLRQREAEGTLRDKWIISKDLPGEVQYTLDFPWYASLPRVEARSYLDQYGGDDDVWIGKTLYRMPLVNNNVYLELARKDFNYIQVLHQLEWKNLQKWYIELGLVNFGVAQEDLLIAYFLAAACVYGPSRATERLAWARVAILANTISTHLQSNLSFRESLERFLHCPDETRDVSWLNANGNYAILVKALVQLNDLLAQEAQTIHEGPEYIRSLLRSAWIEWIREKMNTEDNICNDEPSTMKGSCMVHDKQTCLLLVQIIEICGGRINEAVSLINNKNVDRIVQLTRSICDSLHHKMLLSQDPKKNEEVICRVDDELELYMQEFAQCILRSGEKTINSKTRQTFLTIVKSCYYATHCPPHMMDRHISRVMFEPVFSQ, encoded by the exons GGTCCCGAACACCCATCATCGGAAATGATGCTGAAATCATGAGATGGCCTGAGGAGCTACGTGATCTTGACAGCTACCAA GTTCACGGGACAGACTTTGAACCACTCATTGATCAGATTAGGGCGAAGCTCAGATCAATGAATGATGGAGACATCAGCATCTCAGCATACGACACCGCTTGGGTTGCTTTGGTACCAAGGCTGGATGGCGGGGAGGGCCCCCAGTTTCCGACCGCCGTCCAGTGGATCCTCAACAACCAGCTCCCTGATGGCTCCTGGGGCGATTCAGACTTGTTCTCTGCCTATGACCGTTTGATAAACACCCTTGCATGTGTCGTCACACTGACAAAATGGTCTCTTGAGCCTGAAACATGCAAGAAAG GGCTCTCTTTTCTCAATCAGAACATGCGGAAGTTAGCAGTGGAAGACCAAGAGTCGATGCCTATTGGCTTCGAGATTGCGTTCCCTTCTCTCATTGAAATAGCAAAGGGCTTGGGCGTTGACTTCCCGTATGATCACCAAGCTTTACAAGGCATATACACGAATAGAGAAATCAAGATGAAGAG GATTCCAAAGGACGTGATGTATAGAGTTCCTACAACAATTCTTCATAGCCTTGAAGGAATGCCTGGACTGGACTGGTCGAAGCTTTTAAACCTGCAATCAAGTGATGGATCCTTCTTGTTTTCTCCTTCGGCTACTGCATATGCTCTTATGCAAACTGGTGACAGGAAGTGCTTCAATTATATTGATAGGATAGTCAAGAAATTCAACGGAGGAG TCCCCAATGTTTATCCTGTGGATCTTTTTGAGCACATATGGGTAGTTGATCGATTACAACGTCTCGGCATCTCTCGTTACTTCCAGCGGGAGATTGAACAATGCATGGACTATGTGAACAG GCACTGGACTGAAGAAGGAATTTGCTGGGCTAGGAACTCTGATGTAAAGGATGTGGATGATACAGCTATGGCTTTCAGATTACTACGGCTGCATGGATATAGTGTCTCACCAG ATGTATTTAAGAATTTTGAGAAGGATGGGACGTTCTTTTGTTTTGCTCGACAATCAACTCAAGCAGTCACAGGGATGTATAACCTCAATAGGGCCTCTCAGATAAGTTTTCCAGGCGAGGATGTTTTGCACCGTGCTGGGACTTTCTCCTATGAGTTTCTTAGGCAAAGAGAAGCCGAAGGAACGCTTCGTGACAAATGGATTATTTCTAAGGATCTACCTGGCGAG GTACAATATACACTAGACTTTCCTTGGTATGCAAGCTTGCCACGCGTAGAGGCAAGAAGCTATCTAGATCAATATGGCGGTGACGATGATGTCTGGATTGGAAAGACGCTCTACAG GATGCCTCTTGTGAATAACAATGTATATCTTGAGTTGGCAAGAAAGGACTTCAATTATATCCAGGTTCTACATCAGCTTGAGTGGAAAAATCTGCAAAA GTGGTACATCGAGCTTGGCCTCGTGAATTTTGGAGTGGCACAAGAAGATCTTTTGATAGCTTATTTTCTAGCTGCCGCTTGCGTTTATGGACCAAGTCGTGCCACCGAGAGACTTGCATGGGCTAGAGTGGCAATACTTGCCAACACCATTTCTACACATCTTCAGAGCAATTTATCATTCAGAGAAAGCTTGGAACGTTTCCTCCATTGTCCAGATGAAACAAGGGATGTATCATG GCTTAACGCAAATGGAAATTATGCTATTCTTGTGAAGGCACTTGTGCAACTTAATGATTTATTAGCACAAGAAGCACAAACAATCCACGAAGGACCGGAGTACATCCGCAGCCTCTTGAGATCAGCT TGGATTGAATGGATAAGGGAGAAGATGAACACAGAAGACAATATATGTAATGATGAACCCAGTACTATGAAGGGGTCATGCATGGTTCATGATAAACAAACATGTTTGCTTTTGGTTCAAATAATTGAAATTTGTGGTGGACGCATTAATGAGGCTGTATCATTGATAAACAACAAGAATGTTGATCGGATTGTTCAACTCACAAGATCCATATGTGACAGTCTTCACCACAAGATGTTGCTATCTCAG GATCccaagaagaatgaagaagtaATATGCCGTGTTGATGATGAATTAGAGTTGTATATGCAAGAATTTGCTCAATGTATTCTGAGATCCGGTGAGAAAACCATTAACAGCAAGACCAGACAAACGTTTTTGACTATCGTGAAAAGCTGTTACTATGCTACTCATTGCCCACCACATATGATGGATAGACATATTTCCAGAGTTATGTTTGAGCCTGTTTTCTCACAATAA